From a region of the Terriglobales bacterium genome:
- the nikB gene encoding nickel ABC transporter permease: MTRYLASRLLYTLPVLWLVVSVVFLLIHLVPGDPIQQMLGEGAASADIEKARHDYGLDVPLGRQYVNYWKGVLRGDLGKSLRFDRPVGELIRERYPYTLLLTLAALAVAIALAVPAGVRSARRRNRWDDRLIGFVSLLGLSFPNFALGPVLILIFSIGLGLLPVSGSGTAAHLVLPAITMGGALAAILTRMMRTAMLEELTQDYVRTARAKGLPERAVVYRHALRNALIPVLTVVGLQFGALLAGAIVTETIFSWPGIGRLTVQAIGNRDYYLVQGCILAIGLTYVAVNFLTDLMYSVVNPRIRE, translated from the coding sequence GTGACCCGTTATCTTGCAAGCCGCCTGCTCTACACCCTGCCGGTGCTTTGGCTGGTCGTGTCGGTAGTCTTCCTGCTCATCCACCTGGTGCCGGGCGATCCCATCCAGCAGATGCTGGGCGAGGGAGCGGCCAGCGCCGACATCGAAAAGGCGCGCCACGACTACGGCCTGGATGTTCCCCTGGGCCGGCAATACGTCAATTACTGGAAAGGAGTGTTGCGGGGCGATTTGGGGAAATCCCTGCGCTTCGACCGGCCGGTGGGCGAGCTGATCCGGGAGCGCTATCCCTACACGCTGCTGCTGACCCTGGCGGCGCTGGCGGTGGCCATTGCCTTGGCCGTTCCCGCGGGCGTGCGCTCCGCTCGCCGGCGCAATCGCTGGGATGACCGGCTCATCGGCTTCGTGAGCCTGCTGGGACTGTCATTCCCCAACTTCGCCCTGGGCCCGGTCCTGATCCTGATCTTTTCCATCGGGCTGGGACTGCTGCCGGTGTCGGGTTCGGGCACGGCGGCGCATCTCGTTCTGCCCGCCATCACCATGGGGGGAGCGCTGGCGGCCATCCTGACGCGCATGATGCGCACCGCCATGCTGGAGGAGCTCACTCAGGACTACGTGCGCACCGCTCGCGCCAAGGGACTGCCGGAGCGCGCCGTGGTCTACCGGCACGCGTTGCGCAACGCGCTGATTCCCGTGCTCACGGTTGTGGGCCTGCAATTCGGCGCGCTGCTGGCCGGCGCGATCGTGACCGAGACCATCTTTTCCTGGCCCGGCATCGGACGCCTCACCGTCCAGGCCATCGGGAACCGCGACTACTACCTGGTGCAGGGATGCATCCTGGCCATCGGACTGACGTACGTGGCGGTGAACTTCCTGACCGATTTGATGTACTCGGTGGTCAATCCCAGGATTCGCGAATGA
- a CDS encoding hemolysin family protein yields MITYVLLRVFLVLLLVALNAFFVAAEFALVSVRDTRIQQLIEQRRIGARTVQKLHHNLDEVLNAVQLGITIASLALGWIGEATMAAVIEPLFHNVPYAAVYAHAIAIGVAFTLITYLHVILGEVVPKSLALQRAERIALAISGPMDVIMTIFRPFLAIMNSSSRVVLRLFGTRQVREGGVHSPDELKLIVTASRRVGLLPPLQEEMLHRALELGDVTVREIMTPRPDIFSLPADMAVEEAMTRVVEKQRSRVPVYDPKLGPEYIVGVLYAKDLARLLHQKLVKFRGGVVPDSPSVQAPIRQVMRDVLVVPDTKPVADLLTEFQSRKRHLAVVVDEFGSTAGVVTVEDALEAVVGEIEDEYDVAEQPPLPLGSTTLILDGGENIRDLEARYRLVLPRDQGFETLAGFVLARLGRIPTPGDGFDFDGHRYTVLQMENRRVSRVKVESSRPAPIERAGD; encoded by the coding sequence ATGATTACCTACGTGCTGCTGCGGGTGTTCTTGGTGCTCCTGCTGGTAGCGCTGAACGCCTTCTTCGTAGCGGCGGAGTTCGCCCTGGTCAGCGTGCGTGACACCCGCATTCAGCAGCTCATCGAGCAGCGGCGCATCGGCGCCCGGACGGTGCAGAAGCTGCACCACAACCTGGACGAGGTGCTCAACGCCGTGCAGCTGGGCATCACCATCGCCAGCCTGGCGCTGGGCTGGATCGGCGAAGCCACCATGGCGGCGGTGATCGAGCCCCTGTTTCACAACGTGCCCTATGCCGCGGTGTACGCGCACGCCATCGCCATCGGCGTGGCCTTCACCCTGATTACCTACCTGCACGTGATCCTGGGAGAAGTAGTGCCGAAGTCGCTGGCGCTGCAGCGCGCCGAGCGCATCGCGCTGGCCATTTCCGGACCCATGGACGTCATCATGACCATCTTCCGGCCCTTCCTGGCCATCATGAACAGCTCGTCGCGCGTGGTGTTGCGGCTGTTCGGGACACGGCAGGTGCGCGAGGGCGGCGTCCATTCGCCGGACGAGCTCAAGCTCATCGTGACCGCCAGCCGGCGCGTGGGCCTGCTGCCGCCTTTGCAGGAGGAGATGCTGCACCGCGCCCTGGAACTGGGCGACGTGACGGTACGCGAGATCATGACCCCGCGCCCGGACATTTTCTCTCTGCCGGCGGACATGGCGGTGGAAGAGGCCATGACGCGGGTCGTCGAGAAGCAGCGCTCGCGCGTCCCGGTGTATGACCCCAAGCTCGGTCCGGAGTACATCGTGGGCGTGCTCTACGCCAAGGACCTGGCGCGCCTGCTGCATCAGAAGCTGGTGAAGTTCCGCGGCGGCGTGGTGCCGGACTCACCCAGTGTTCAAGCGCCCATCCGGCAGGTGATGCGGGATGTGCTGGTAGTGCCCGACACCAAACCGGTCGCCGACCTGCTGACGGAGTTTCAGAGCCGCAAGCGCCACCTGGCGGTGGTGGTGGACGAGTTCGGTTCCACTGCCGGCGTGGTAACTGTGGAAGATGCCCTGGAAGCGGTCGTGGGTGAGATCGAAGACGAATATGACGTGGCCGAACAGCCGCCGCTTCCCCTAGGCTCGACGACCCTGATCCTGGACGGAGGCGAGAACATCCGCGACCTGGAGGCGCGATACCGGCTGGTCCTGCCCCGGGACCAGGGTTTTGAGACGCTGGCCGGCTTCGTCCTGGCGCGCCTGGGCAGGATCCCGACACCCGGCGATGGGTTCGACTTCGACGGCCATCGCTACACGGTGCTGCAGATGGAAAACCGCCGCGTCTCACGCGTAAAGGTGGAGAGCTCGCGGCCTGCTCCCATCGAGCGCGCCGGCGACTAG
- a CDS encoding sensor histidine kinase translates to MLPLGGLNRWLTRLGVPESPGESLRVERVLATGRGFLAVTALVAIYLDPTEPSRFAFLAYFLLLTYVVYSTAVLAMLRTHAEWEPKLRMWIHAADILWPTVLMIFTEGPNSPFFLFFTFVLLSAAYRWGFVETVITAALAVTLMLLEALLVRVEPFMTYVDEALVLNRFIMRSTYLLILGFLLGYLAEAEKRLRAEIATIPRLLGKARVQVGLRGTLQGVLFELMRIFDSHQALFAIRETATGRAFLWQAHRGSGSEPNIQNKELMGEDRETYLFTTPAHGWYATRRRRGRFDFVAFDAEGRRMHRPLPGIPEKLIRPHTVQSMLVSTFQFGQEWVGRLYLVNPHLAGHPEPRLRFLESLVRQVSPAIYNVYLLRRMRSRAGAVERGRVARELHDGTIQSLIAAEMRLDVLRRKNLGETERVAEELTTVQKILHNEVLNLRELMHQLRPTEVDPRKLLEFMTDLVDKFRRETGIAVRFDTDLQELALPPSVSRDLARIVQEALVNVLKHSDARSVILRLTAHDGSYRLIISDDGRGFDFVGRVSQTELESLRKGPRVIRERVRAIGGELTIESFPGRGARLEISFPQRIQG, encoded by the coding sequence TTGTTACCTCTAGGTGGTCTGAATCGCTGGCTTACGCGGCTGGGCGTACCGGAATCTCCGGGCGAGAGCCTGCGGGTGGAGCGCGTCTTGGCCACCGGGCGCGGGTTTCTTGCCGTCACGGCGCTGGTGGCCATCTACCTGGATCCCACCGAGCCCAGCCGTTTCGCCTTCCTCGCCTACTTCCTGCTGCTCACCTACGTGGTCTACAGCACCGCGGTGCTGGCCATGTTGCGGACCCACGCCGAGTGGGAGCCGAAGCTGCGGATGTGGATCCACGCCGCGGACATACTCTGGCCTACCGTCCTGATGATTTTCACCGAGGGCCCCAACAGCCCCTTCTTTCTGTTTTTCACCTTCGTGCTGTTGTCGGCCGCCTATCGCTGGGGCTTCGTGGAGACGGTCATCACCGCCGCCCTGGCCGTCACGTTGATGCTGCTGGAAGCGCTGCTGGTCAGGGTGGAGCCGTTCATGACGTACGTGGACGAAGCGTTGGTCCTGAACCGTTTCATCATGCGCTCCACCTACCTGCTCATCCTGGGTTTCCTGCTTGGCTACCTGGCGGAAGCGGAGAAGCGCCTGCGCGCGGAGATCGCAACCATACCCCGCCTGTTAGGGAAGGCGCGGGTCCAGGTGGGATTACGTGGGACGCTGCAAGGAGTCCTGTTCGAGCTGATGCGAATCTTCGATTCGCACCAGGCGCTGTTCGCCATCCGCGAGACCGCCACCGGCCGTGCGTTCCTATGGCAGGCCCACCGTGGGTCCGGTAGCGAACCGAACATCCAGAACAAAGAGCTGATGGGAGAAGATCGCGAGACCTATCTGTTCACGACCCCGGCGCACGGCTGGTATGCGACACGCCGTCGGCGCGGGCGCTTTGACTTCGTGGCTTTCGATGCCGAAGGACGCAGGATGCATCGCCCACTCCCCGGAATACCGGAAAAACTGATACGGCCGCACACGGTTCAATCCATGCTGGTTTCCACGTTCCAATTCGGCCAAGAGTGGGTGGGGCGCCTGTACCTGGTGAATCCCCACCTGGCCGGCCATCCGGAGCCGCGCCTGCGTTTCCTCGAAAGCCTGGTGCGCCAGGTGAGTCCGGCCATCTACAACGTATACCTGTTGCGCCGGATGCGTTCGCGCGCCGGCGCAGTGGAACGCGGCCGGGTGGCGCGCGAGCTGCACGACGGCACCATCCAGTCGCTGATCGCCGCCGAGATGCGGCTCGACGTGCTTCGCCGCAAGAACCTGGGTGAGACCGAGCGCGTGGCCGAGGAGCTCACTACCGTGCAGAAGATTCTGCACAATGAAGTGCTCAACCTGCGCGAACTGATGCACCAGCTCCGTCCGACGGAAGTGGATCCGCGCAAGCTGCTGGAGTTCATGACCGACCTGGTGGATAAGTTCCGCCGGGAGACGGGCATCGCGGTGCGCTTCGATACCGACCTGCAGGAACTGGCGCTGCCGCCGAGCGTGAGCCGCGACCTGGCCCGCATCGTGCAGGAAGCGCTGGTCAACGTGCTGAAACACAGCGACGCCCGCAGCGTCATCCTGCGGCTGACCGCACACGACGGCTCCTATCGCCTGATTATCAGCGACGACGGCCGCGGATTCGACTTTGTAGGGCGAGTCTCACAGACGGAACTGGAGTCGCTGCGTAAAGGCCCCCGCGTCATCCGCGAACGTGTGCGCGCCATCGGAGGCGAACTCACGATAGAATCTTTTCCGGGGCGGGGCGCGCGGCTGGAAATCTCGTTCCCGCAGAGGATCCAGGGATAA
- a CDS encoding PilZ domain-containing protein, producing the protein MELKQEWERGQPRARRFMLDLPVRYRAVGEADWHHARSENISCSGILFRAPQLVEPSTLVEIIFRLEVDVVEESSPEVYCMGEVVRKVSPHAGDPMPGLAVRINDYQFPNDLQVGRA; encoded by the coding sequence TTGGAACTGAAACAGGAGTGGGAGCGCGGACAACCTCGTGCCCGCCGCTTTATGCTGGACCTCCCGGTGCGCTACCGGGCGGTGGGCGAGGCCGATTGGCATCATGCCCGCAGCGAGAACATCAGTTGCTCCGGCATCCTGTTCCGCGCACCGCAACTGGTGGAGCCCAGCACCCTGGTCGAAATCATCTTCCGCCTGGAGGTGGATGTGGTGGAGGAGAGTTCCCCCGAGGTGTATTGCATGGGCGAGGTCGTCCGAAAAGTCAGTCCCCACGCCGGGGATCCCATGCCGGGCCTGGCCGTTCGCATCAACGATTACCAATTTCCGAACGATTTACAGGTCGGCCGGGCGTAA
- a CDS encoding response regulator transcription factor, with amino-acid sequence MDKSQKIRILLADDHAIFRDGLKRLLEAEPDMQVIGEAADGAEALKLAKQLKPDVLLLDLAMPRMPGMTTLRQLADSAVPVRTMVLAAAVGKEQIVEALQLGARGVVLKESATELLLKSIRTVMSGQFWVGRESVNDLVQYLRAALAPGAEGRKKNFGLTRRELEIVATIVAGLTNKDIAQKFTISEDTVKHHLTNIFDKLGVSTRLELALFAINHNLVDVG; translated from the coding sequence ATGGACAAAAGCCAAAAGATCCGTATCTTGCTCGCCGACGACCACGCCATCTTCCGCGACGGGTTGAAGAGACTGCTGGAGGCCGAACCGGACATGCAGGTGATCGGCGAGGCGGCTGACGGCGCCGAGGCGTTGAAGCTGGCCAAACAGCTCAAGCCGGATGTCTTGCTGCTCGACCTGGCCATGCCTCGCATGCCGGGGATGACGACCCTGCGCCAGTTGGCCGACAGCGCAGTGCCGGTGCGCACCATGGTGCTGGCGGCGGCGGTGGGCAAGGAACAGATTGTCGAGGCCCTGCAACTCGGGGCCCGGGGCGTGGTGCTGAAGGAGTCCGCGACCGAGCTGCTGTTGAAGAGCATCCGGACGGTGATGTCCGGACAGTTCTGGGTGGGCCGGGAGAGCGTCAACGACCTGGTTCAGTATTTGCGCGCCGCCCTGGCGCCCGGCGCCGAGGGACGCAAGAAGAACTTCGGCCTCACCCGCCGTGAGCTGGAGATCGTGGCCACGATCGTGGCCGGCCTCACCAACAAGGACATCGCGCAGAAATTCACCATCTCCGAAGACACCGTGAAGCACCACCTCACCAACATCTTCGACAAGCTGGGTGTCTCCACGCGCCTGGAGCTGGCGCTGTTCGCCATCAATCACAACCTGGTGGATGTGGGATAA
- a CDS encoding DUF72 domain-containing protein, which yields MGSLPDATGESRARVFIGPAGWSYKDWEGIVYPPGLKKREHPAAYLAHYFDTIEINTSFYGHIRPEWGKLWCRKVSEVNPDFLFTAKLHRSFTHSPHAEVESTTAATIAPGVDDEALARQGLDAIAAAGRLGALLIQFPFSFKNTNQNREYVEQLLARFHEYPQVAEVRHSSWNNEGILRYFAEKGVAFCNIDQPLIGRSLQPTAYATSRLGYVRLHGRNYDQWFDSPTGADRYNYLYTAQELAGWEKKIRSVAGKTDRVFVIANNHFEGKATVNALQLKHSLGGQRVAAPETLVQHYPELEAIAQPQPGWLFGTHA from the coding sequence ATGGGTTCGCTGCCAGACGCAACCGGCGAGTCGCGTGCTCGCGTCTTCATTGGCCCTGCGGGCTGGTCCTATAAGGACTGGGAAGGCATTGTCTACCCGCCGGGCCTCAAGAAGCGCGAACATCCCGCCGCCTACCTGGCGCACTACTTCGATACCATCGAGATCAACACTTCGTTCTACGGCCACATCCGCCCCGAGTGGGGCAAACTGTGGTGCCGCAAGGTGAGCGAAGTCAATCCGGACTTCCTATTTACCGCCAAGCTGCACCGCTCCTTCACGCACTCGCCGCATGCCGAAGTGGAGTCCACGACCGCAGCCACCATCGCACCCGGCGTCGACGATGAAGCCCTTGCGCGGCAGGGCCTGGACGCCATTGCAGCAGCAGGGCGCCTGGGCGCGCTGCTGATCCAATTCCCGTTCTCGTTCAAGAACACCAACCAGAACCGGGAGTATGTGGAACAGTTGCTGGCGCGCTTCCACGAATACCCCCAGGTCGCGGAGGTGCGCCACTCAAGCTGGAACAACGAGGGGATCCTGCGCTACTTCGCCGAAAAAGGCGTGGCTTTCTGCAACATCGACCAGCCGCTCATTGGGCGCTCGCTCCAACCTACCGCCTACGCCACCTCACGCCTGGGTTATGTGCGGCTGCATGGACGCAACTACGACCAGTGGTTCGACAGTCCCACGGGCGCCGATCGCTACAACTACCTCTACACCGCGCAGGAACTGGCGGGATGGGAAAAGAAAATCCGCTCGGTGGCGGGAAAGACCGACCGGGTCTTCGTGATCGCCAACAATCACTTCGAGGGCAAGGCGACCGTCAACGCGCTGCAGTTGAAGCACTCCCTGGGCGGCCAGCGGGTCGCGGCGCCGGAAACGCTGGTACAGCACTATCCCGAGCTGGAGGCGATCGCCCAACCGCAGCCCGGTTGGCTCTTTGGCACCCACGCCTGA
- a CDS encoding ABC transporter permease, with protein MNQVRNNPLAVAGAALIVLFTLCALLAPWLAPRDPAHIELPARLAGPSAAHWFGTDELGRDILSRLVYGARISMAVGASVVLVSLTLGLIVGSVAGFYGGRIDRFFNVIVMNAFMSFPGLLLAIAFVAFLGPGMFNLVLALSLGGWVGYARLVRGQVLAVREREFVEAARALGASDLRIIARHILPNIIQPVIVQAAIGMAGAVLAEATMSFLGLGAPPPTATWGSMLNDGRSHLFDAPHLVLFPAAALMLAVLSFNFLGDALRDSLDPRARIEAGL; from the coding sequence ATGAATCAGGTCCGTAACAATCCGCTGGCTGTCGCCGGGGCCGCGCTCATCGTGCTCTTCACCCTGTGTGCCCTGCTGGCGCCCTGGCTGGCGCCGCGCGATCCTGCCCACATCGAACTGCCTGCTCGTCTGGCCGGTCCTTCGGCTGCGCATTGGTTCGGCACCGACGAACTGGGCCGCGACATCCTCTCCCGGCTGGTGTATGGCGCGCGTATCTCCATGGCGGTGGGCGCCAGCGTGGTGCTGGTCTCGCTCACCCTGGGCCTTATTGTGGGCTCGGTTGCCGGTTTCTATGGCGGGCGCATCGACCGTTTCTTCAACGTGATCGTGATGAATGCCTTCATGTCTTTTCCGGGACTGCTGCTGGCCATCGCGTTTGTGGCCTTTCTGGGGCCGGGTATGTTCAACCTGGTGTTGGCGCTCTCCCTGGGAGGATGGGTGGGCTATGCGCGCCTGGTTCGGGGTCAGGTTCTGGCCGTGCGCGAGCGCGAGTTCGTGGAAGCGGCGCGCGCGCTGGGCGCCAGCGACTTGCGCATCATCGCGCGGCACATCCTGCCCAACATCATCCAGCCGGTCATCGTGCAGGCGGCCATCGGAATGGCGGGCGCGGTGCTGGCCGAGGCGACGATGAGCTTTCTTGGCCTGGGGGCGCCGCCGCCCACGGCCACCTGGGGCTCCATGCTGAACGACGGCCGCTCGCACCTGTTCGACGCGCCCCACCTGGTGCTGTTTCCGGCTGCCGCGCTGATGCTGGCCGTGCTTTCCTTCAACTTTTTGGGCGACGCCTTGCGCGATTCTCTGGATCCGCGCGCCCGCATCGAAGCCGGCTTGTAA